From one Halosimplex rubrum genomic stretch:
- a CDS encoding DUF3194 domain-containing protein has product MPTDDAAADGGADAGSADPSDEEVVEAAAEAADRVVFSRLDRSAVDDLDVTVTFEDGILEVDVYLNAPDASGDPDRVADDAALAARGAVDDLFA; this is encoded by the coding sequence ATGCCGACCGACGACGCGGCGGCCGACGGGGGCGCCGACGCCGGGTCCGCCGACCCCTCAGACGAGGAAGTCGTCGAGGCCGCGGCCGAGGCCGCCGATCGCGTCGTCTTCTCGCGACTCGACCGGTCGGCGGTCGACGACCTCGACGTGACCGTCACCTTCGAGGACGGCATCCTGGAGGTCGACGTGTACCTCAACGCGCCCGACGCGTCGGGCGACCCCGACCGCGTCGCCGACGACGCCGCCCTCGCGGCGCGCGGCGCCGTCGACGACCTGTTCGCGTAA
- the trpC gene encoding indole-3-glycerol phosphate synthase encodes MSTGDDIAPKVRSILDAARERATAREEASDGRVDVDARSLTAAFEAAEADGRVPLIAEVKPTSPTTDGERTDDPVELAESMVAGGAAALSVLTEPEHFGGSTDALERIRAAVDVPVLRKDFVVRESQLDAVEADVLLLIVRFLDEEDTDDLADLLAAARERGFQVLVEAHTAAEVERALAAGAEIVGVNNRDLGKLEVDLGTFEDVAPEVPENVTLIAESGIATTTDAVRMREAGADALLVGSAIVDAAGGSDVEANTRRLVTAETDPERAETETHQ; translated from the coding sequence ATGAGTACTGGTGACGATATCGCACCGAAGGTGCGGTCGATACTCGACGCGGCCCGGGAGCGCGCGACGGCGCGTGAGGAGGCGAGCGACGGGCGGGTCGACGTGGACGCCCGCTCGCTGACGGCGGCGTTCGAGGCCGCGGAGGCCGACGGGCGCGTGCCGCTGATCGCGGAGGTCAAGCCGACGAGTCCGACGACCGACGGCGAGCGGACGGACGACCCGGTCGAGCTGGCCGAGTCGATGGTCGCGGGCGGCGCGGCGGCGCTGTCGGTGTTGACCGAGCCCGAGCACTTCGGCGGGTCGACCGACGCGCTCGAACGGATCCGCGCGGCGGTCGACGTGCCCGTCCTCCGGAAGGACTTCGTCGTTCGCGAGTCCCAGCTCGACGCCGTCGAGGCGGACGTACTCTTGCTGATCGTCCGCTTTCTCGACGAGGAGGACACCGACGACCTGGCGGACCTGCTGGCGGCGGCGCGCGAGCGGGGCTTCCAGGTGCTCGTCGAGGCTCACACCGCCGCGGAGGTCGAGCGGGCGCTGGCGGCGGGCGCGGAGATCGTCGGCGTGAACAACCGCGACCTGGGGAAGCTGGAGGTCGACCTCGGGACGTTCGAGGACGTGGCTCCCGAGGTACCCGAAAACGTCACCCTGATTGCGGAGAGCGGCATAGCGACGACGACCGACGCGGTGCGGATGCGCGAGGCGGGCGCCGACGCCCTGCTGGTGGGGTCGGCGATCGTGGACGCGGCGGGCGGCAGCGACGTGGAAGCGAACACCCGCCGTCTCGTGACCGCGGAGACGGACCCCGAGCGAGCGGAGACGGAGACACACCAATGA
- a CDS encoding DUF7410 domain-containing protein, whose translation MPSEPTPTTPPRADRAPALRPSRDTAVPADETPAATCPHCDCPFRSEHARDLHVGERHEPTPTQRERYEAALETERDDLWLFHAKAVVALGVTYAATVILYMAVLGSFF comes from the coding sequence ATGCCCAGCGAGCCCACCCCCACCACCCCACCGCGCGCCGACCGCGCCCCCGCTCTCCGTCCGAGCCGCGACACCGCGGTGCCGGCCGACGAGACGCCCGCGGCGACCTGCCCCCACTGCGACTGCCCGTTCCGCAGCGAACACGCCAGGGACCTCCACGTCGGCGAGCGCCACGAGCCGACGCCGACCCAGCGCGAGCGCTACGAGGCCGCCCTGGAGACCGAGCGCGACGACCTGTGGCTGTTCCACGCCAAGGCCGTCGTCGCGCTGGGCGTCACCTACGCCGCGACCGTGATCCTCTACATGGCCGTCCTCGGCAGCTTCTTCTGA
- a CDS encoding bifunctional DNA primase/polymerase → MSDEVPLEKRVARELKRHPEASPLQLAGALRADPAAVAEILDEDLPDQVGGLSEDAGNRVRGSRTRAQSDLDTGSEWDTSGDHENPIDVSDVTDEERAAMLREYLEAYVDEFGQVPRLMPLDDEGKGPIIQGKCRLDSPEGRSFLADGEEAIRQIREEGARGFALYAGKWDHGTDDVVFVDHDEDEFPAPTGEPTLRIMSGSGRADGHETYRNDPEDPVANARVGDNLGEIRAENWYVVAPGSVHPTGGVYHVVEDRDIATLADEDLDDSMRPASGRHDRDESESPVQDLDGEGDRPDDDTVDERLERAFANSHDGDRIQKVWNGRYRAAGFDDRSAAEFWLANRLDSWVARGDRTTVRRLMDRANLQKWPERPDDSYRGSVLSEVGYQDWYYDPDHYESEGDTAGGGAPGPETCEPPAVDFEEFDREERWEELQGDRYDDYVDAHGPVIWGDHAGAGKTTNAGRAAADRDREFVALFDKHEKAREFVLDEATPAVDFHLKGGSQKLHDTCMDADHAGDEVDCPDHPEGSCPHMCPIYDLAKDEDARQRYEAVVQELGPVQAHMILDLPDHDTDGSCEWLDQFDDLESANRVVGVHEYQLLKTVRDGRDVIVDESPSALKTERTLDIEGIARTATALEAIADLQGTPDTLDEFARFARDAMNALAGDETPDSLADLTPPDVESETYYQPVDPDDLPADVDPDDVEQRTIREDVGMPGEGYRTREEFVVERSRTAETFAQAKLAYNETIVSRMRRDEWDGAPLCFDALLAAAVEAGAEPDAARQAIAVPTLLESCPWCGEDLVDDNGARVCSDADCSWHEADQDLTRQGGEQARAIARLDTDDGSPAGLDYYALPLASDLPESPLVLDATATPAKVAALFDVPQDRVVVDGDELLESNLHVTQVLDGQYHAGTIRRALDEDRKLAERIQRTIDTVGDLHQQPLFIGPKALLERFDFPDNGETLHYHAARGLNRAECDAVVCIGAPHPAVDDLQRDAELFGQGTHDVRAGGEEYSTRRETAPPVYRKLCYEDDAGDGRAIATKDFSGLVGELWRETREKELVQAVHRIRPLLADTTKHAYLLTNVPTEIPVDELATFEELADPLEAMLPVPEGAVDLLEAVHDAVDGAGPDGFRAGQLVERRDDGSIANKVDGYHRLAQLSGLDVTPRTVYGWVHALEDVGLLTPERYEQHAGVSYAVDPATLKSALSVLSSNGGFKVAATRRLRALLQDSGSGLGWLAWARDVFDLHGDSESGVVPSGGGGSGA, encoded by the coding sequence GTGAGCGACGAAGTCCCGCTCGAAAAGCGCGTCGCTCGCGAGCTCAAACGCCATCCGGAAGCCAGCCCGTTGCAGCTCGCCGGCGCGCTCAGGGCCGACCCCGCAGCGGTCGCGGAGATCCTCGACGAGGACCTTCCGGATCAGGTGGGGGGTTTAAGTGAAGATGCCGGGAACCGCGTGAGAGGGTCGCGTACGCGGGCACAGTCAGACCTCGATACGGGATCGGAGTGGGATACCAGCGGCGACCACGAGAACCCCATCGACGTCTCCGATGTCACCGACGAGGAGCGGGCTGCGATGCTCCGCGAGTACCTGGAGGCGTACGTCGACGAGTTCGGGCAGGTGCCCCGGTTGATGCCGCTCGACGACGAGGGGAAGGGGCCGATCATCCAGGGGAAGTGTCGCCTGGACAGTCCTGAAGGCCGGTCGTTCCTCGCCGACGGCGAGGAAGCGATCCGACAGATTCGGGAAGAAGGCGCCCGTGGGTTCGCGCTCTACGCCGGGAAGTGGGACCACGGCACCGACGACGTCGTCTTCGTCGACCACGACGAGGATGAGTTCCCGGCACCGACCGGAGAGCCGACCCTGCGCATCATGTCGGGCTCCGGGCGAGCTGACGGTCACGAGACCTACCGCAACGACCCCGAGGATCCGGTCGCGAACGCACGCGTCGGAGACAACCTCGGGGAGATCCGGGCCGAGAACTGGTACGTCGTCGCGCCCGGCTCGGTCCACCCGACGGGCGGCGTCTACCACGTCGTCGAGGACCGCGACATCGCGACGCTCGCCGACGAGGACCTCGACGATTCGATGCGGCCGGCGAGTGGCCGCCACGATCGCGACGAAAGCGAGTCGCCCGTTCAGGACCTCGACGGCGAAGGGGATCGCCCGGACGACGACACCGTCGACGAACGCCTGGAGCGCGCGTTCGCGAACAGCCACGACGGCGACCGGATCCAGAAGGTCTGGAACGGTCGCTACCGAGCGGCTGGGTTCGACGACCGGTCCGCCGCGGAATTCTGGTTGGCGAATCGGCTGGACTCGTGGGTCGCTCGCGGCGACCGGACGACTGTCCGGCGGTTGATGGACCGTGCGAACCTGCAGAAGTGGCCCGAGCGCCCGGACGACAGCTACCGCGGCTCCGTGCTTTCGGAGGTCGGCTACCAGGACTGGTACTACGACCCCGACCACTACGAGAGCGAAGGCGACACGGCCGGCGGCGGTGCGCCCGGCCCGGAGACCTGCGAGCCGCCAGCGGTCGACTTCGAGGAGTTCGACCGCGAGGAGCGATGGGAGGAGCTGCAGGGCGACCGCTACGACGACTACGTCGACGCTCACGGGCCCGTCATCTGGGGCGACCACGCCGGCGCCGGGAAGACCACGAACGCCGGCCGCGCCGCCGCCGACCGCGACCGGGAGTTCGTCGCGCTGTTCGACAAGCACGAGAAAGCCCGGGAGTTCGTCCTCGACGAGGCCACGCCCGCCGTCGACTTCCACCTCAAGGGCGGCAGCCAGAAGCTCCACGACACCTGCATGGACGCCGACCACGCCGGCGACGAGGTCGACTGTCCGGACCACCCCGAGGGGTCGTGCCCCCACATGTGCCCGATCTACGACCTCGCGAAGGACGAGGACGCTCGCCAGCGCTACGAGGCGGTCGTCCAGGAGCTCGGCCCCGTCCAGGCGCACATGATCCTCGACCTCCCCGACCACGACACCGACGGCAGCTGCGAGTGGCTCGACCAGTTCGATGACCTGGAGAGCGCGAACCGCGTCGTCGGCGTCCACGAGTACCAACTGTTGAAGACCGTTCGCGATGGCCGGGACGTCATCGTCGACGAGAGCCCGAGCGCCCTCAAGACCGAGCGGACCCTTGACATCGAGGGTATCGCTCGGACCGCGACCGCCCTGGAGGCGATCGCCGACCTGCAGGGGACGCCAGACACCCTCGACGAGTTCGCCCGCTTCGCCCGGGATGCCATGAACGCGCTCGCCGGCGACGAGACGCCCGACAGTCTCGCAGACCTCACGCCGCCCGATGTCGAGAGCGAGACGTACTACCAGCCCGTCGACCCCGACGATCTCCCCGCCGACGTCGACCCCGACGATGTCGAGCAGCGGACCATCCGCGAGGACGTCGGGATGCCCGGCGAGGGCTACCGGACCCGCGAGGAGTTCGTCGTCGAGCGCTCGCGAACGGCGGAGACGTTCGCCCAGGCGAAGCTCGCCTACAACGAGACGATCGTCAGCCGGATGCGTCGCGACGAGTGGGACGGCGCGCCGCTATGCTTCGACGCGCTGCTCGCTGCGGCGGTCGAAGCCGGCGCCGAACCCGACGCTGCTCGGCAGGCCATCGCCGTCCCGACGCTTCTGGAGTCCTGCCCGTGGTGCGGCGAGGACCTCGTCGACGACAACGGGGCCCGTGTCTGCTCCGACGCCGACTGCAGCTGGCACGAGGCCGACCAGGACCTGACCCGCCAGGGGGGCGAGCAGGCCCGGGCCATCGCTCGGCTCGACACCGACGACGGCTCGCCCGCCGGCCTGGACTACTACGCGCTCCCGCTCGCGAGCGACCTTCCGGAGAGCCCGCTCGTCCTCGACGCGACCGCGACGCCGGCGAAGGTCGCCGCCCTGTTCGACGTCCCCCAGGACCGTGTCGTCGTCGACGGCGACGAGCTCCTGGAGAGCAACCTCCACGTCACGCAGGTCCTCGACGGCCAGTACCACGCCGGGACCATCCGACGGGCCCTCGACGAGGACCGCAAGCTCGCCGAGCGCATCCAGCGGACGATCGACACGGTCGGCGACCTCCACCAGCAGCCGCTGTTCATCGGCCCGAAGGCGCTCCTGGAGCGCTTCGACTTCCCCGACAACGGCGAGACGCTGCACTACCACGCCGCCCGGGGTCTGAACCGCGCCGAGTGTGACGCGGTCGTCTGTATCGGTGCCCCGCACCCCGCCGTCGACGATCTCCAGCGCGACGCCGAGCTGTTCGGCCAGGGGACCCATGACGTGCGTGCCGGCGGCGAGGAGTACTCGACCCGCCGGGAGACGGCGCCGCCGGTCTACCGCAAGCTCTGCTACGAGGACGACGCCGGCGACGGGCGGGCCATCGCGACGAAGGACTTCTCCGGCCTCGTCGGCGAGCTCTGGCGGGAGACCCGTGAGAAGGAACTCGTCCAGGCCGTCCACCGGATCCGCCCGCTGCTGGCGGACACGACCAAGCACGCCTACCTGCTGACGAACGTCCCGACGGAGATCCCTGTCGACGAACTCGCGACGTTCGAGGAACTCGCCGACCCCCTCGAAGCGATGCTCCCGGTCCCCGAGGGCGCGGTCGACCTCCTGGAGGCCGTCCACGACGCCGTCGACGGCGCCGGGCCCGACGGGTTCCGCGCTGGGCAGCTCGTCGAGCGTCGCGACGACGGCTCCATCGCGAACAAGGTCGACGGCTACCACCGCCTTGCCCAGCTGTCCGGGCTGGATGTCACCCCGCGGACGGTGTACGGCTGGGTTCACGCCCTGGAGGACGTCGGGCTGCTCACCCCCGAGCGGTACGAACAGCACGCTGGGGTGTCCTACGCGGTCGATCCTGCTACTTTGAAATCCGCGTTATCAGTACTATCCAGTAACGGCGGTTTCAAAGTAGCAGCAACGCGGCGTTTACGTGCGCTACTGCAGGATTCCGGCTCAGGCCTCGGCTGGTTGGCCTGGGCACGCGATGTCTTCGACCTCCACGGTGACTCCGAATCGGGGGTGGTACCCTCCGGCGGGGGTGGCTCGGGGGCGTGA
- a CDS encoding prefoldin subunit beta codes for MQGNLPPEAQEKLEELQDLQEKAQQVAAQKQQAETQLQEAQTALDELEDIDEDAGMYRRVGELLVQTEYDEANDDLEEKVDSLEVRVETLEKQEERVQEQFEELQTELQNMLQGGGAGGPGGMGGPGAGGA; via the coding sequence ATGCAGGGTAATCTGCCGCCTGAAGCACAGGAGAAACTCGAGGAACTGCAGGATCTGCAGGAGAAGGCCCAGCAGGTCGCCGCGCAGAAACAGCAGGCCGAGACACAGCTCCAGGAGGCCCAGACGGCCCTCGACGAGCTCGAGGACATCGACGAGGACGCCGGCATGTACCGCCGCGTCGGCGAGCTGCTCGTCCAGACCGAGTACGACGAGGCCAACGACGACCTCGAAGAGAAGGTCGACAGCCTCGAAGTGCGCGTCGAGACGCTCGAGAAGCAGGAAGAGCGCGTCCAGGAGCAGTTCGAGGAACTCCAGACGGAGCTCCAGAACATGCTTCAGGGCGGCGGCGCGGGCGGTCCGGGCGGCATGGGCGGCCCGGGTGCCGGCGGCGCGTAG